The proteins below come from a single Prochlorococcus marinus CUG1415 genomic window:
- a CDS encoding sugar phosphorylase, producing MKQIDSEKKLDRLKIDKLLKTIYSNNTTEEINFISNQLLQILDDFSEKSAYEEIRDKERWNEAHSVLITYADSIYKNEEATLITLSELLSKHFGSLSKVVHILPFLKSTSDGGFAVSSYESLEEKFGGWDDLKIISKNHDLMADLVLNHVSSSHPWVQQFIKSQEPGISNVFSPKQNLDWSNVVRPRSSSLFSQINTEDGPKQVWTTFGPDQIDLNWHNPKMTLEFLNLIITYLSNGIKWLRLDAVGFIWKESGTTCLHLPKAHSIVKLLRVLLNNLLDEGVLITETNVPQKENLSYLIPDDEAHMAYNFPLPPLLLEAIITSRADILNSWIFDWPILPEDTTLFNFTASHDGVGLRALEGLMNEQRIKNLLVNCEKRGGLVSHRRLSNGEDKPYELNISWWSAMEDSSRDSNRYQFERFILTQLLVMALKGVPAFYLPALLASENDIKSFSMTGQRRDLNREKFKSDNLLSVLNNPESNANKNLKYLRKAMDVRSVLKQFHPCSEMKCLSKGRSDIVVIKRGKDQESIFAIHNMTGNKINYQLNDNDLPQIIDNDFNMRDFLTSNKYNWKNISLDPFQVIWLGSL from the coding sequence GTGAAGCAAATTGATTCAGAGAAAAAATTAGATAGATTAAAGATTGATAAATTGTTAAAAACAATTTATTCAAATAATACTACAGAAGAAATTAATTTTATTTCAAATCAATTATTACAGATTTTAGATGATTTCTCAGAGAAATCTGCTTATGAAGAAATAAGAGACAAGGAAAGGTGGAATGAAGCACATTCTGTTTTGATAACTTATGCAGATAGTATTTATAAAAATGAAGAGGCAACATTAATAACTCTTAGTGAGTTGTTAAGTAAACATTTTGGTAGTCTTTCTAAAGTTGTACATATTCTTCCTTTTTTGAAATCTACAAGTGATGGAGGTTTTGCCGTCTCAAGTTATGAATCCTTAGAAGAAAAATTTGGTGGTTGGGATGATCTCAAAATTATTTCTAAAAATCATGATTTGATGGCTGATTTAGTACTAAACCATGTCTCATCATCTCACCCATGGGTTCAACAATTTATTAAATCCCAAGAACCGGGCATATCAAATGTTTTTTCGCCGAAACAAAATCTTGACTGGTCAAATGTAGTTAGGCCAAGAAGTTCCTCTTTGTTTTCTCAAATAAATACTGAAGATGGCCCTAAACAAGTTTGGACAACTTTTGGTCCAGATCAAATTGATTTGAATTGGCATAATCCAAAAATGACTCTTGAGTTCTTGAATTTAATTATTACTTATTTATCTAATGGAATTAAATGGTTAAGGCTTGATGCTGTAGGTTTTATTTGGAAGGAATCAGGGACAACGTGCTTGCATTTACCAAAAGCACATTCAATTGTGAAACTCTTAAGAGTTCTTTTAAATAATCTTCTTGATGAGGGAGTTTTAATAACTGAAACTAATGTTCCTCAGAAGGAAAATCTCTCTTATCTGATTCCTGATGATGAAGCCCACATGGCATATAATTTCCCATTACCTCCTCTTCTTCTAGAGGCAATTATTACTTCAAGAGCTGATATTCTAAACTCATGGATTTTTGATTGGCCCATATTACCTGAAGATACTACTTTATTTAATTTCACTGCATCGCATGATGGTGTTGGGCTAAGAGCTCTTGAGGGCTTAATGAATGAACAGAGAATTAAAAATCTATTAGTTAATTGTGAAAAAAGAGGGGGATTAGTAAGTCATAGACGTTTATCAAATGGGGAGGATAAACCATATGAATTGAACATTAGTTGGTGGAGTGCAATGGAAGACTCCAGTAGAGATTCAAATAGATACCAATTTGAGCGATTTATCTTGACTCAATTATTAGTCATGGCTCTTAAAGGAGTTCCTGCATTTTATTTGCCAGCATTACTTGCTTCCGAAAATGATATCAAAAGTTTCTCTATGACTGGTCAAAGAAGAGACCTCAATAGAGAGAAATTTAAATCAGACAATCTTTTATCTGTTTTAAATAATCCTGAATCTAATGCAAATAAAAACTTAAAATATCTTCGCAAAGCTATGGATGTCAGATCAGTTCTAAAGCAATTTCATCCTTGTTCAGAAATGAAATGTTTGTCAAAAGGTAGAAGTGATATTGTTGTTATTAAAAGAGGTAAAGATCAAGAATCTATTTTTGCGATCCATAACATGACAGGAAATAAGATTAATTATCAATTAAATGATAATGATCTACCTCAAATAATAGATAATGATTTTAATATGAGAGATTTTTTAACATCCAACAAATACAATTGGAAAAATATTAGTCTCGATCCTTTTCAAGTTATTTGGCTTGGTTCTTTATAA
- a CDS encoding glycosyl transferase, translating to MDFQQGLITTIHEYGVTRNLLKELNKSLKKRSTSILIPCLYEEFERPALKDIREVLKNLTGLNELVIALSAKTVEQVKAAKSFFNSMPFPVHVQWTNSPFVIELLKSQEKNGLELLGTPGKGWAVWQGIGVATRKSEVVALFDADIRTFSPLYPSRMILPLLDESYGISYVKAFYSRLSLETNQLQGRATRLFVGPLLASLEQLVGKGPFLQYLQSFRYPLAGEFAFTKDLAMNLRIPCDWGLEIGLLSEVYRNVRTSKIAQVDLGLFDHKHKNIGDSSKEGLQKMCTEILSSVLRGLMEHQAETLTSTQLATLEVLYKRVGEDRVKQFGLDSAVNQLPYDRHEEELSVQKFAKLLRPATEGYLACPTTQQLPSWSRVLSCENKLQDDLAIAGSQDIKTTEKELIKNF from the coding sequence ATGGACTTTCAACAAGGTTTAATCACAACAATTCATGAATATGGAGTTACAAGAAATTTACTTAAAGAATTAAACAAAAGTCTTAAAAAAAGATCAACTAGCATTCTAATACCTTGCTTATATGAAGAGTTTGAGCGTCCAGCATTAAAAGATATAAGAGAAGTTTTAAAAAACCTTACAGGCTTAAATGAATTAGTTATTGCTCTCTCTGCAAAAACTGTTGAGCAAGTTAAAGCAGCAAAATCATTTTTCAACTCAATGCCATTCCCAGTTCACGTTCAATGGACTAATTCTCCCTTTGTAATAGAGCTGTTAAAAAGCCAAGAGAAAAATGGGTTAGAACTTTTAGGAACTCCTGGTAAAGGATGGGCTGTATGGCAAGGCATAGGAGTTGCGACGCGAAAATCAGAAGTTGTTGCTCTTTTTGATGCTGATATAAGAACTTTTAGTCCTTTGTATCCTTCAAGAATGATACTTCCACTTCTGGATGAATCATATGGAATATCATATGTAAAGGCTTTTTACAGCAGGTTATCCTTAGAGACCAATCAATTGCAAGGTCGAGCAACAAGATTATTTGTGGGTCCCTTATTGGCAAGTCTTGAGCAGTTAGTTGGGAAGGGTCCCTTTTTACAATATCTTCAATCATTTAGATATCCATTAGCAGGTGAGTTTGCTTTTACTAAAGACCTTGCTATGAATTTACGAATTCCTTGTGACTGGGGTTTAGAGATAGGCTTATTATCAGAGGTTTATAGAAACGTAAGAACCTCCAAGATAGCCCAAGTTGACCTAGGTTTGTTTGATCATAAACATAAGAATATTGGTGATTCATCTAAAGAAGGATTGCAAAAAATGTGTACAGAAATACTTTCAAGTGTTTTAAGGGGTCTCATGGAGCATCAAGCAGAGACCTTAACAAGTACTCAACTAGCAACCTTAGAAGTTCTTTACAAAAGAGTTGGGGAAGATAGGGTAAAACAATTTGGACTAGATTCAGCAGTTAATCAACTTCCATACGATAGGCATGAAGAAGAGCTATCAGTACAAAAATTTGCGAAACTATTGAGACCGGCTACAGAAGGTTACTTAGCTTGCCCTACGACACAGCAGTTACCAAGTTGGTCAAGAGTTCTATCTTGTGAGAACAAACTTCAAGATGATTTAGCAATTGCTGGGTCACAAGATATAAAGACAACTGAAAAAGAATTAATTAAAAACTTCTAA
- the yedP gene encoding mannosyl-3-phosphoglycerate phosphatase-related protein YedP, with amino-acid sequence MFENSSLWVVSDVDGTLMDHSYDLTPAKETIKTLQKLSIPVILCTSKTASEVKVIRNELNLKDPYIVENGAAIYGESLIKVNGKIILGKTYEFLEEILNCISKEIDYKLIPLNNLTDQEATQLTGLKGNSLNLMRDRHWSMPFLNPPSFLEEKIYICCKKYQVDIFKGNRMSHLLSTNSNKGKAINALKKYSNISNIQIIGLGDSPNDLPLLLNSDFRIVIPGIDGPNLNLIDQLKDLEFTLASEPNGYGWKNEINKLINKLVLI; translated from the coding sequence ATGTTTGAAAATTCTTCTCTTTGGGTAGTTAGTGATGTAGATGGCACTTTAATGGATCATTCATATGATTTAACGCCTGCTAAGGAAACTATAAAAACACTTCAAAAATTATCCATACCTGTAATTCTATGTACAAGCAAGACAGCATCTGAAGTAAAAGTTATTAGGAATGAACTAAATTTGAAGGATCCCTATATTGTTGAAAATGGTGCGGCAATATATGGTGAATCTCTTATAAAGGTTAATGGAAAAATTATTCTTGGAAAAACATACGAATTTCTTGAAGAAATCTTAAATTGTATTTCTAAAGAAATTGACTATAAACTTATTCCTCTTAATAATCTCACTGATCAAGAAGCAACTCAGCTTACAGGCTTAAAAGGCAACTCATTGAACTTAATGCGAGATAGACATTGGAGTATGCCTTTTTTAAATCCGCCCAGCTTTTTAGAAGAGAAAATTTATATCTGTTGTAAAAAGTACCAGGTAGATATTTTTAAAGGAAATAGAATGAGTCACTTATTATCTACAAACTCTAATAAAGGTAAAGCAATAAATGCTCTTAAAAAATATTCAAATATTTCAAATATTCAAATTATAGGTTTGGGTGATTCTCCAAATGATTTACCTTTACTTTTAAACTCAGATTTTAGAATAGTTATTCCAGGAATAGATGGACCTAACTTAAATTTAATAGATCAATTAAAAGATTTGGAATTTACTTTAGCTTCTGAACCGAATGGATATGGTTGGAAAAATGAAATCAATAAATTAATAAATAAGCTGGTACTAATTTAG